The Anaerotignum propionicum DSM 1682 sequence ATGGAAAGCACGTAGGTCCATGCAGCATTGCGAAAAAGTGGGAGGCTTTTGAAATTTCTATTGCTACGGTACCTGCGGATCCATCCGTAGGCGTTGGCAGAAGCTTAGAAGAAATGGAATTGAAAATGTGGCACATGGAGCGGCAGTTGGAGATCAATCGAAATTATTTATGAGGGGGAAGAACATGAAAAAGGAACTTTTAGAAAAAATCAGCCGTCAGCAGGCAATTTTAAACCAAGCTAAGGCAGAGGGCAGGGTGTTAAATGCTGAGGAAGCAAGAGAAATGGAAGATCTGCAAAAAGAAATTGAAAAAATGAAAAATCCTGAACCCACAGGAGGTGACGATGCCCAAAGAGCTGTGGAAGCGGAACGCCAACGAGTAGGGGAAATTGCAGATTTGTGCAGGGAGTTTGGAATGGACGCAGGGGACTTTATCAAAAAAGGGGATACCGTGGAAAGCGTGCGCCAAGCAGTTATTGAAAAGCTGAAGCAAAATGGTTCTCCTTTACGAAGCAGTGCCAGAGTAAGCAATACAGGGGAAGAAGCGTTCCGTCAGGATTTGTCTGATGGAATTTTAATCAGAACAGGGCAGAGCTTGAAAAACGCCACCCCGGAGGCAAGAAGCTTTTCCAATATGAGCCTGCGGGATATGGCCATTGTTTGCTTAGGCAGAGATGGGGAAAGTGAGGGCAGTTTGCTCCGTAAGAGCAATGAGGAAATTTTGGAAATGGTAAGTAGACGAGCCTATAACCCCGAAGCGGCTTTTCCTGCCATTTTGGACAATGCTGTACAGAAAAGCATCGTCAAGATTTATGAGGAAGAGGAAACTACCTTCCAGCTTTGGACAGGTAAGGGGAGCGTAAAGGACTTTAAACCTACAAAGGACCGTCAGTATCTCATTGGTGGTTCGGGTAGTTTTGAGTTGGTACCCGAAAATGGGGAGTTAAAAGCAAGTAAGCCTTTCACAAAAGAACTTCCTACCAGAAAAATTGATACTTACGGTACCACCTTCTCCATGACTAGACAAGCTTTTATTGATGATGATATTGGCTTTATTACCGAAGTGCCTGCGTATTATGCCAAAGCGGCAAAAAGAAAAATCAATCGTCAAGTTTACGAGGTTTTGTATAAGAACGGCACTATTTACGATGGGAAAACCCTGTTCCATACAGACCACAATAATTTAATTGCCACAGGTTCAGATCCCACGGCAAAGGCAATTCAAGAGGCCATCTTGAAAATGAAGATGCAAAAGGATCCATTCGAACAGGCAATTAGAATAAACCCCAAATACATCATTACCCCTGTTGGGTATGAGTTTGATTTGTATACCATTTTCAATTCCGCAGGAATGCCGGGAACAGCCAACAATGATGTAAATCCTCTTAGAAATTATAAGATGGAGATCATTGAGGATGCTGAATTGAATGCTTTGGCGGGTACGGGTGCCCTGCCTTGGTTTATGGCAGGGGGCAAGCACATCTATGTGGATTACTTGAACGGGAAAGAGGTTCCTACCATCATGCGCATGGAAAAAGCGGGGGTTTTAGGCTTTTCTTGGGACATCTATCTGGATTGGGGCGTAAGTGTGGTTGATTTTAGAGGTTTAGTTAAAAATCCAGGTAAAACCGTATAATTAAGAGAGGAGAATTGAAAATGGCAAAGGCAACGTATGTGCAAGAAGGAAATTCCCTTGACTACAGAAATGTAGGAAGTGAGAAAATTGAGGCAGGGGATATTATCAGTTTAACCACCCGTGTTGGTGTGGCCGGTACGGATATGGAAGTGGGTTCTCTTGGGTCAGTAGCTGTAACAGGCGTGTTTTCCATGCCAAAGGCAACGGGCGCTATTGCCCTTGGTGCGTTGGTGTATTTCAATACTACCCAAGGCAAGATTACAACAACCAACACAGATGTTCCTGCGGGTTTTGCAATTGCAACGGCGACAAGCAGTGACGCTACAGTACTGGTGAAGCTGCTAGGTTAAGGAGGCGGACTATGAAGTATAGAGCGAATAGTCTTTTTTATGATGGTGAAAAGGAGTATCGCCCCGGTGAGATTGTTATGGCCGAGGAAGAAAAAACAAAGCGGTGGGAAGAAAAAGGCTTTGTAATTGGGGAGGAACTGACACCGGAGGAAAAGGCGGCTGCGGAAGCAGAAAAAAAGGCAGCTGAGGAAGCAGAAAAAAAAGCAGCTGAGGAAGCGGAAAAAAAAGCGGCTGAGGAGGAAGCACAAAAAGTAGCTGAAGAGGTGAAAAGAAAGGCGGCAGAGAAGGCGGCCAAAAAAGCGGCAGAGAAAGCAGCCAAGGAGGCCACCAATAAAACCGATGAAAATGGTGAGGAAAAATGAGCGAGTCATTTAATTTCAAGGCCATTTTGTTAAATGATTTAAAAGAAACATTTTTCCTTACTGAGGAATTTTCGGAGCGGCATATGGTAAACGGCACAGAGATGGATGTGCTTTTGGATGATTACGAGCTCATGGAGCGAAAGGGAAGCCGAAAGGAAAACGAGCATTTTGACGGGATATTTTCTGCTGACGTTTTGATGTATGTAAAAGCGGAAGATTTCGGGGTGTCTCCAAAGGTGGGGGCGCTTTTAATTTTGGATGGAAGCAAGGTGTATCGTGTGCGTGAGGTGACGGAAGAAATGGGTGTATATGCCCTTGCACTGGGGGCGAATAAAGTTTGATTAAAATTGAAGTGAAAAACAGTGATGTAATTGTCAGAAGCATTGCAGAAAAACTAGGGAACCTCTCCAAAGATGCTCCTGTTGTTTTGAAGTTGGCTATCAATGAAACGGCAAACAAAACAAGAACCCTTATGGGCAAGGAAGTACAAAAAGCTTATACTACGAAATTGGGAAGCGCCAAAAAATATATGAGAATCAAAAAAGCAACGGCTAAAAAGCTTGTGGCTGTGATTTCTTCCAAGGGAAGCCCCACCATTATAAGTGACCATAAAATCAGTCCTGCCAAAATGCAAACAGGAGAAAACAGACCCAAGATTCTAAAGGCAAAAGTTCTAAGAAAAAGCAGAATGAAACCGTTGGAAAGAAATGAAATTAAGGCTTTCCTTACCAAGTTTACAGGGTCGGGTTTACACAATTATGGTGTGGTGGAGAGAGTGGGTAAAGAACGCTATCCCATCAAACCTCTTTATTCCCCTGCCATTTCTCAAATGTTAGGCAGTGAGAAGAATGTATTAAACGTCATTCGGCCAGAGGTAGGTAACTTTCTGCAAAAAGAAATTCTTCGCCAAATTGACCGTAGAAAACGAAAGGAGATGTATGTGAAATGACACCTATCTTCTTACAAAAGAGCTTGGTTGAGGAATTAAAGGCGTTGTTTGCTGGTTTTTGCTCTACGGATGATGTTGTGGGAAAGTGTGGCCAGGTTAATATCTTTCCCCAAGATTTGCCCATAGCTTTTGGCGGTGATGAAGAGGAACGGGTACCCTATATCATTGTGCGGATAGACAGCGGAAATATACAGGAGTTGAACCAGCAGGAGAGGGTGGAAATGATTCTTGTTTTCTGTGTGAAGTCAACCAATGAAAACCGCCAGGGCTACCTTGATGTAATGAACATGATTCAACGAGTGAAAGACCGATTTTTTAGAAAATTCCGTCTGGGAGAGTATTTCTTTTTTGAGCCGCCTTTTGAATGGGCGGTACAGGAGGAAGATACTTTCCCATATTTTTATGGGGCAGTAAAAATGAATTTTTATTGTCCCGCCATTATATTGGAGGGTGATTTGTGTTGAAAAAAGAGGATGTCATGAAGAAAGCAGGACGAAAAACAACAATTATTTATTGTGGGCCGTCCATTCCTTTTGTGGCAAAGGAGGGAACAGCTTTTCAAGATGGCGTTCCCTTGCGGCTGACAGAATTAGGAAAGCGATGCCCTGCCATTGGGGCGTTGCTTGTAAAAATGGAGGACTACGCTGAAACAAGGAAGATGCTCCAAAAGAAAGGCTCTGC is a genomic window containing:
- a CDS encoding Mu-like prophage major head subunit gpT family protein → MKKELLEKISRQQAILNQAKAEGRVLNAEEAREMEDLQKEIEKMKNPEPTGGDDAQRAVEAERQRVGEIADLCREFGMDAGDFIKKGDTVESVRQAVIEKLKQNGSPLRSSARVSNTGEEAFRQDLSDGILIRTGQSLKNATPEARSFSNMSLRDMAIVCLGRDGESEGSLLRKSNEEILEMVSRRAYNPEAAFPAILDNAVQKSIVKIYEEEETTFQLWTGKGSVKDFKPTKDRQYLIGGSGSFELVPENGELKASKPFTKELPTRKIDTYGTTFSMTRQAFIDDDIGFITEVPAYYAKAAKRKINRQVYEVLYKNGTIYDGKTLFHTDHNNLIATGSDPTAKAIQEAILKMKMQKDPFEQAIRINPKYIITPVGYEFDLYTIFNSAGMPGTANNDVNPLRNYKMEIIEDAELNALAGTGALPWFMAGGKHIYVDYLNGKEVPTIMRMEKAGVLGFSWDIYLDWGVSVVDFRGLVKNPGKTV
- a CDS encoding DUF2190 family protein — translated: MAKATYVQEGNSLDYRNVGSEKIEAGDIISLTTRVGVAGTDMEVGSLGSVAVTGVFSMPKATGAIALGALVYFNTTQGKITTTNTDVPAGFAIATATSSDATVLVKLLG
- a CDS encoding phage tail protein, with amino-acid sequence MIKIEVKNSDVIVRSIAEKLGNLSKDAPVVLKLAINETANKTRTLMGKEVQKAYTTKLGSAKKYMRIKKATAKKLVAVISSKGSPTIISDHKISPAKMQTGENRPKILKAKVLRKSRMKPLERNEIKAFLTKFTGSGLHNYGVVERVGKERYPIKPLYSPAISQMLGSEKNVLNVIRPEVGNFLQKEILRQIDRRKRKEMYVK